The proteins below are encoded in one region of Clostridium pasteurianum DSM 525 = ATCC 6013:
- a CDS encoding GNAT family N-acetyltransferase, whose amino-acid sequence MNIEFKRADIYDVDELINIQNQSFYADYIKYGECPGYNHSKESMTNIILNRITYKIICDNQIVGDIIIKDNHDDTYYLGGLCVIPDYENKGIGQEAMKFIEKQFPSAAIWTLETPANKKRNHYFYKKMGYNIVKEYMDGSVKIVLFEKKMSLVK is encoded by the coding sequence ATGAATATAGAATTTAAAAGAGCAGATATATATGATGTTGATGAACTTATTAATATACAAAATCAAAGTTTCTATGCTGACTATATTAAATATGGTGAATGTCCTGGATATAATCATTCTAAAGAAAGCATGACAAATATTATTTTAAATAGAATAACCTATAAAATAATTTGTGATAATCAAATAGTAGGTGACATTATTATTAAAGATAACCATGACGACACCTACTATCTTGGAGGGCTTTGTGTAATACCGGACTATGAGAATAAAGGAATAGGACAAGAAGCTATGAAGTTTATTGAAAAACAATTTCCTAGTGCAGCTATTTGGACTTTGGAAACACCTGCTAATAAGAAAAGGAATCATTATTTCTATAAGAAAATGGGATACAATATTGTAAAAGAATATATGGATGGTTCAGTTAAAATAGTTTTATTTGAAAAGAAGATGAGTCTAGTAAAATAA
- a CDS encoding MerR family transcriptional regulator, with protein MYSIGKLCKEYNLSRSTLLYYDSIGILKASERTKSNYRIYSEEDKERLGQICLYREAGVSLEEIKELLNSKKKSEENILKKRLIQLNNELHILRLQQKIIVKILKSKSFNSKVLMMNKKNLVSILKSSGIKEESLHNLHVEFERMSPHEHQIFLEFLGIDEEEIKCIRSKAKTEINKLL; from the coding sequence ATGTATAGTATCGGTAAATTATGTAAAGAATACAATCTTTCACGAAGTACTCTTTTATATTATGATTCAATTGGGATACTGAAGGCTTCAGAGAGAACAAAATCAAATTATAGAATATACTCAGAAGAAGATAAGGAGAGATTAGGCCAAATTTGTTTATATAGAGAAGCAGGAGTGTCTTTAGAGGAAATTAAAGAATTACTTAATTCAAAGAAAAAAAGTGAGGAAAATATACTAAAAAAGCGATTAATTCAACTAAATAATGAATTGCATATATTGAGACTACAGCAGAAAATTATTGTAAAAATTCTAAAAAGTAAAAGCTTTAATAGTAAAGTGCTAATGATGAATAAAAAAAATCTTGTTTCAATATTGAAATCTTCTGGCATAAAGGAAGAGTCACTTCATAATTTACATGTTGAATTTGAAAGAATGTCTCCACATGAACATCAAATTTTTCTGGAATTTCTAGGTATTGATGAGGAGGAAATTAAGTGTATCAGAAGCAAAGCAAAAACAGAAATTAATAAATTATTGTAA
- a CDS encoding MFS transporter, giving the protein MDSKIFINRNFLSLWLGKVISQLGDKFYAIALAWWILQKTNSPKVMGLFLLISVLPGLIFGFFAGALVDRWNRKYVIIITDIIRGLLVILIVCLSIFKLLQVWHVFVIGASISFITSFFDPAIQSIVPQIVDKERLNEANSMSQMVNGICTVLGPMFGAVAISWFGLTYVFLLNGISYFISAILENMIILKSNYRISDETNNIWIDMKEGILFLKNKQQILRVIIIIAIAHFFLGSLMVLLPFLAKNLNGNGVQNLGYMQAILGLGLLLGSIYIRGKKNDTISEYYLINLIMFVGICFLGIGIEQFIMIKTIIPYMIALILIGGSVACAVVFWQLLIQLNTPDNMTGRVFSVSTLVGNVSLPIAYGTFGVLLNYSSIMKLMLFSGCCLIVLCCVLIFRLRLNKIKESILK; this is encoded by the coding sequence ATGGACAGTAAAATTTTTATCAATAGGAATTTTTTATCGCTGTGGCTTGGAAAAGTTATATCACAATTAGGGGATAAATTCTATGCTATAGCATTAGCGTGGTGGATTTTACAAAAAACCAATTCACCTAAAGTAATGGGCTTATTTTTATTAATATCAGTATTACCTGGATTGATATTTGGATTTTTTGCCGGTGCATTAGTAGACAGATGGAATCGAAAATATGTAATAATTATAACAGATATAATTAGAGGGTTACTGGTTATTTTAATAGTATGTTTATCTATATTTAAATTGCTTCAAGTATGGCATGTATTTGTTATTGGAGCGTCCATTTCTTTTATAACTTCTTTTTTCGATCCTGCAATACAATCAATTGTTCCGCAAATAGTAGATAAAGAAAGATTAAATGAAGCAAATTCAATGAGCCAAATGGTAAATGGAATTTGTACCGTTCTTGGACCAATGTTCGGAGCAGTTGCTATTAGCTGGTTTGGGCTAACTTATGTTTTTTTGCTTAATGGAATTTCATATTTTATATCTGCCATCCTAGAAAATATGATAATTTTAAAATCTAATTATAGGATTAGTGATGAAACGAATAACATATGGATAGATATGAAAGAAGGTATACTTTTTCTAAAAAATAAGCAACAAATTTTAAGGGTAATAATTATTATTGCTATTGCTCATTTCTTTTTAGGCAGCCTAATGGTTCTTTTGCCTTTCTTAGCCAAAAATCTTAATGGTAATGGAGTTCAAAATTTAGGTTATATGCAAGCAATATTGGGTTTAGGTTTACTTTTAGGTTCAATATATATAAGAGGAAAGAAAAACGATACAATAAGTGAATACTATCTTATCAATCTAATAATGTTTGTAGGAATATGTTTCTTAGGAATTGGTATTGAACAGTTTATTATGATTAAAACAATAATACCATATATGATTGCTTTAATATTGATTGGAGGAAGCGTAGCTTGTGCTGTAGTTTTTTGGCAATTATTAATACAATTAAATACCCCAGATAATATGACAGGTAGAGTATTTAGTGTTTCTACACTTGTAGGTAATGTCTCACTTCCCATTGCCTATGGTACATTTGGTGTTTTGTTAAACTATAGTTCAATTATGAAATTAATGCTTTTTAGTGGATGTTGTTTAATAGTATTGTGCTGTGTTCTAATTTTTAGACTTAGGCTAAATAAGATTAAAGAAAGTATATTGAAATAA
- a CDS encoding VOC family protein has protein sequence MKVKKILTRLYVNDINPAIEFYKKLLNQDCNLRFKYTEMNLELAQIGNILILGGTDEALKPFKDTKVTFLVDSVKEFREFLLKNNAVIIRDLKEVPTGMNITVKHLDGTIVEYVEHKKINE, from the coding sequence ATGAAAGTAAAAAAGATATTAACTCGTTTATATGTAAATGATATAAATCCAGCTATAGAATTTTATAAAAAATTGTTAAATCAAGATTGCAATTTAAGATTTAAGTATACTGAGATGAATCTAGAATTAGCACAAATAGGAAATATTTTGATCTTAGGGGGTACTGATGAAGCTTTAAAACCATTTAAGGATACAAAGGTGACTTTTTTAGTGGATTCTGTTAAAGAATTCAGAGAATTCTTATTAAAAAATAATGCCGTAATTATTAGAGACTTAAAAGAGGTTCCAACAGGAATGAATATAACTGTAAAACATTTAGATGGTACTATAGTTGAATATGTTGAACATAAAAAGATTAATGAATAA
- a CDS encoding YdcF family protein, which translates to MLIIVIVILFFILLVFINLFPLLFYKKPLIELKQDKFDSIIILGYPATKDGRPSPIMRERVIKAVELFNKGYAKYIICSGGSVHNKYREADIMINLAESLGVPESSLIKEDKSINTYGNIINSIAIMKKRKWLSAIVVTSPWHLKRSNYLLSKFDITYAMKKSAYPKEFSILFIMVIYLFENYTMTKNKIIFY; encoded by the coding sequence GTGTTAATAATTGTTATAGTAATTTTATTTTTTATATTGTTGGTATTTATCAATTTATTTCCTTTGTTGTTTTATAAAAAACCTTTAATTGAATTAAAACAAGATAAATTTGATAGTATTATTATTTTAGGATATCCTGCAACAAAAGATGGAAGACCATCACCAATAATGCGTGAAAGAGTTATTAAAGCTGTTGAACTATTTAATAAAGGGTATGCAAAATACATTATTTGTTCTGGTGGAAGTGTTCATAATAAATATAGAGAAGCAGATATAATGATTAACCTTGCGGAATCATTGGGAGTTCCTGAGAGTTCGCTTATAAAAGAGGATAAATCAATAAATACCTATGGAAACATAATTAATTCCATTGCAATAATGAAAAAAAGAAAGTGGTTATCAGCAATAGTAGTTACATCACCTTGGCATTTAAAACGTTCTAATTACCTATTATCAAAATTTGATATAACATATGCAATGAAAAAATCAGCTTATCCAAAAGAATTTTCTATTTTATTTATTATGGTAATATATCTCTTTGAAAATTATACTATGACTAAAAATAAAATTATTTTTTATTAG
- a CDS encoding GNAT family N-acetyltransferase, with translation MVQLKEGVLTAEYFNILSDSVGWGYVPVNQLKKAIENSLYTVCAFDNNNIIAMGRLCGDDSLFYYIKDVAVLPKYQHKGIGNLILKNMLSFIKQRTPKDWKVSVELISSKNKEGFYKKFGFELRPSEYDGAGMFLMIKDD, from the coding sequence ATGGTACAGCTTAAAGAAGGAGTTTTAACTGCAGAATATTTTAATATTTTATCAGATTCAGTTGGTTGGGGTTATGTGCCTGTTAATCAATTAAAAAAGGCAATTGAAAATTCATTATATACAGTATGCGCTTTTGATAATAACAATATAATAGCGATGGGTAGACTTTGTGGTGATGACAGCTTATTTTATTATATAAAGGATGTTGCAGTTTTACCTAAATACCAGCATAAAGGCATCGGAAATTTAATCTTAAAAAATATGTTGTCTTTTATAAAACAAAGAACTCCAAAAGATTGGAAAGTAAGTGTTGAACTAATTAGCTCAAAGAATAAAGAAGGATTTTACAAAAAGTTTGGATTTGAGCTAAGACCATCAGAATATGATGGTGCAGGAATGTTTTTAATGATTAAAGATGACTAA
- a CDS encoding HAD-IA family hydrolase, with amino-acid sequence MSKKSLAFNNKKIKAILIDSGRVLNGPVTGSWFITPNFFNYVDRKKFNSISASQRRKALSKAGEYISKQNLIVNEEEEYAHFFEYYNIFSKSLPQLNLKEEYVKSIARDLVYNYNKYAFFKDGIELIPKLSKKYKLAVVSDAWPSLENVFINANLREYFSSFVISSIKGVTKPDELMYKTALEELDVSPEEAIFIDDSIKNCDGAINLGIKSFVLCRDWRLYIYNKFAYRNYSIIKNFYAIDKILG; translated from the coding sequence ATGTCAAAAAAATCGTTAGCATTTAATAATAAAAAAATCAAAGCTATTCTAATAGATTCTGGCAGAGTATTAAATGGACCGGTTACGGGCAGTTGGTTTATAACCCCTAATTTCTTTAATTATGTGGATAGAAAAAAGTTTAATTCCATATCAGCTTCACAAAGGAGAAAAGCACTTAGTAAAGCGGGTGAATACATCAGTAAGCAGAATTTAATTGTAAATGAAGAGGAAGAATATGCACATTTTTTTGAATATTATAATATATTTTCAAAGAGCTTACCACAATTAAATTTAAAGGAGGAGTATGTGAAATCTATTGCCAGAGATTTAGTATATAATTATAACAAGTATGCATTTTTCAAAGATGGTATTGAACTTATACCTAAACTAAGTAAAAAGTATAAGTTGGCAGTGGTGTCAGATGCTTGGCCATCACTGGAGAATGTATTTATAAATGCTAATCTAAGAGAGTATTTCTCCTCTTTTGTTATATCTTCAATAAAGGGTGTAACTAAACCTGATGAATTAATGTATAAAACAGCCCTTGAAGAATTAGATGTTTCACCTGAAGAAGCTATATTCATTGATGATAGCATAAAAAATTGTGATGGAGCAATAAATCTTGGTATTAAATCTTTTGTACTATGCAGAGATTGGAGATTGTATATATACAATAAATTTGCCTATAGAAATTATAGTATAATTAAAAATTTCTATGCTATTGATAAGATTTTAGGTTAG
- a CDS encoding GNAT family N-acetyltransferase — MNNIVTDRLIIIKFNEADWKDIYEYLSNETVVKYEPYNVYTESEARKEAINRAKSEFFYAVCLKEVDKLIGNLYLAKGDFSTWEIGYVFNLNYWGKGYATESVKALINKAFSQLDARRIVAMCNPLNEHSWKLLERIGMRREGTLLKNIYFKKDINGEPLWADTYEYGILKSEWITND, encoded by the coding sequence TTGAATAATATAGTTACAGATAGATTAATTATTATAAAATTTAATGAAGCAGATTGGAAAGATATATATGAATATTTATCAAATGAGACGGTAGTAAAATATGAGCCTTATAATGTTTATACTGAGTCAGAAGCTAGAAAAGAAGCAATAAATAGAGCAAAAAGTGAATTTTTTTATGCTGTATGTTTAAAAGAAGTTGATAAACTCATAGGGAACTTGTATTTAGCTAAAGGAGATTTTAGCACATGGGAAATAGGATATGTATTTAATCTAAATTATTGGGGAAAAGGTTATGCAACAGAAAGTGTAAAAGCATTGATAAATAAAGCTTTTTCACAATTAGATGCAAGACGTATTGTGGCAATGTGTAATCCTTTAAATGAACATTCGTGGAAATTATTAGAAAGAATTGGCATGAGGCGTGAAGGAACTCTTCTTAAAAATATATATTTTAAGAAAGATATTAATGGAGAACCCTTATGGGCAGATACCTATGAGTACGGAATTTTAAAGTCGGAGTGGATAACAAATGACTAA
- a CDS encoding response regulator transcription factor, producing MKYKIYIVEDDLSISTLLQEYINKYDFESRATEDFEDIMEGFNEYNPDLVLLDVNLPRFDGFYWCRKIRQQSKIPIIFISARDSGMDQVMALESGADDYITKPFYFDVVIAKIKSHIRRAFGDYASKVEERIVEINSLKFYPERLELEFNSKKLIITKRESILLECLMEKYPKVVSRDFLLEKIWDDIEFVEENTLSVNISRIRKRLKILGIDEGIETIRGAGYKLNKTW from the coding sequence ATGAAATATAAAATATATATTGTAGAAGATGATTTATCAATCAGTACTTTATTACAAGAATATATAAACAAATATGATTTTGAGTCAAGAGCAACAGAGGACTTTGAAGATATAATGGAAGGCTTTAATGAGTATAATCCGGATTTAGTATTGTTAGATGTTAATTTACCTAGATTTGATGGATTCTATTGGTGCAGAAAGATAAGACAACAATCAAAAATTCCTATAATATTTATATCTGCAAGAGATAGCGGAATGGATCAGGTGATGGCTTTAGAAAGTGGAGCAGATGATTATATAACCAAACCATTTTATTTTGATGTTGTTATTGCAAAAATAAAAAGTCATATAAGAAGAGCTTTTGGAGATTATGCTTCCAAGGTAGAAGAAAGAATAGTTGAAATTAATAGTCTTAAGTTCTATCCAGAAAGGTTAGAATTAGAGTTTAATAGTAAAAAATTAATTATTACTAAAAGGGAAAGTATACTTTTAGAATGTCTTATGGAAAAGTATCCCAAAGTAGTTAGTAGAGATTTTCTTTTAGAAAAGATATGGGATGATATTGAGTTTGTAGAGGAAAATACCTTGAGTGTAAACATTAGCAGAATAAGAAAAAGGTTAAAGATTTTAGGAATAGATGAAGGTATAGAAACTATAAGAGGAGCAGGTTATAAACTAAATAAAACCTGGTAG
- a CDS encoding sensor histidine kinase has product MKLFLKYNRGYICIYLLSLTLTIMYSNIMRFIELDEIIYILLFNTFILVCFLAFRYYQNIQLYRLLRNGFTSLNDTFLELGSSDLSQNISEILKKQHNLYEAEIQKCNKIHNEHLTFINQWVHQMKTPLSVIQLQLQAYEGEEKYENMQEEVNKLKEGLNMAMHFARLDSFKKDFLVEKIFLKKLVRDAINEEKKIFIKNKIIPRVEIDESIEVYSDVKWLKFILGQLIINGVKYSTGKGKELIIKALENQKEIKLKVIDEGIGIPSKDIKRVFDPFFTGENGRKYGEATGMGLYITKEICKNLGHVLEIESVVNEGTRVTIKFKRQI; this is encoded by the coding sequence ATGAAATTATTTTTAAAATATAATAGAGGTTATATTTGTATATATTTATTAAGTTTAACTCTTACAATTATGTATTCTAATATTATGAGATTTATAGAACTTGATGAAATTATTTACATACTGCTGTTTAATACATTTATTCTAGTATGCTTTCTAGCTTTTAGGTATTATCAAAATATACAATTATATAGGTTGCTAAGAAATGGATTTACTTCTTTAAATGATACTTTCTTGGAACTGGGCAGTTCGGATTTAAGTCAAAATATTTCTGAAATATTAAAGAAGCAGCATAATTTATATGAAGCTGAAATACAAAAATGTAACAAAATTCATAATGAGCATTTAACTTTTATCAATCAATGGGTACATCAAATGAAGACACCTCTTTCTGTAATACAACTACAACTTCAAGCGTATGAAGGAGAAGAAAAGTATGAGAATATGCAGGAAGAGGTGAATAAGCTAAAGGAAGGCCTAAATATGGCAATGCATTTTGCAAGACTAGATTCTTTCAAAAAAGATTTTTTAGTAGAAAAGATTTTTTTAAAGAAGCTAGTTCGGGACGCAATAAATGAAGAAAAAAAGATTTTTATAAAAAATAAAATAATTCCCAGAGTTGAGATAGATGAAAGCATTGAGGTTTATAGTGATGTTAAGTGGTTAAAGTTTATATTAGGGCAGCTTATTATTAATGGTGTAAAGTATTCAACGGGTAAGGGAAAAGAATTAATTATAAAAGCCTTGGAAAATCAAAAAGAAATTAAATTAAAGGTTATTGATGAAGGAATAGGAATCCCTAGCAAAGATATTAAAAGAGTATTTGATCCATTTTTTACTGGAGAAAATGGACGTAAATATGGAGAAGCTACGGGGATGGGATTATATATAACTAAAGAAATATGCAAAAATTTAGGACATGTATTAGAGATTGAATCTGTTGTTAATGAAGGAACAAGGGTTACAATAAAGTTTAAAAGACAAATATAA
- a CDS encoding undecaprenyl-diphosphate phosphatase, translating to MDSTFILKAIIIAIVEGLTEFIPVSSTGHMILVGWAIDFRGEFAKMFEVVIQLGAIMAVVVLYWKKIKESIVEFFKFIFTRGRKGKTGFRFGINVIAASIPMGITGALFYDKIKSKFIPEAVIVGFIVGGVLLIIIEKVYINKAHKVESIDSITPVQVITIGLLQLLAVWPGMSRSASTIMGGWIAGLSTPIAAEFSFFIAIPAMIGSSGKDLFEFDYSIMTPTLWIALIAGFIVAFLVALIVMKKFVDYLKKKPMKIFAVYRIVVGILLGVLVLIKIITLTE from the coding sequence ATGGATTCAACATTTATATTAAAAGCAATTATAATTGCTATAGTAGAGGGATTAACTGAATTTATTCCGGTATCTTCTACAGGACACATGATATTAGTTGGATGGGCAATCGATTTTAGAGGAGAATTTGCTAAGATGTTTGAAGTTGTAATTCAACTTGGTGCAATAATGGCAGTAGTTGTTCTGTATTGGAAGAAGATTAAAGAGAGTATAGTAGAGTTCTTTAAGTTTATATTTACAAGGGGAAGAAAAGGAAAGACTGGTTTTAGATTTGGAATAAATGTTATCGCAGCATCTATTCCAATGGGAATTACAGGAGCATTGTTTTACGATAAAATAAAATCAAAATTTATACCAGAAGCTGTTATAGTAGGTTTTATAGTTGGAGGAGTATTGTTAATTATAATCGAAAAGGTATATATAAATAAGGCTCATAAAGTAGAAAGTATAGACAGTATAACTCCTGTACAAGTAATTACAATTGGTTTGTTACAACTGCTTGCTGTATGGCCAGGAATGTCAAGAAGTGCTTCTACAATAATGGGTGGATGGATTGCAGGATTATCAACACCAATAGCAGCAGAGTTTTCATTTTTCATAGCTATTCCAGCTATGATAGGGTCATCAGGAAAGGATTTATTTGAATTTGATTATTCTATAATGACACCTACATTATGGATTGCATTAATAGCTGGATTTATTGTGGCTTTTCTAGTAGCTTTGATTGTTATGAAAAAGTTTGTTGATTATCTGAAGAAGAAGCCAATGAAGATATTTGCAGTATATAGAATAGTAGTAGGCATTTTACTTGGGGTATTAGTATTAATTAAGATTATAACTTTAACAGAATAG
- a CDS encoding ABC transporter ATP-binding protein, with amino-acid sequence MEILEVKNLSKVYGNKIVFSALDNISFTIEGGDFVGIMGPSGSGKTTLLNMVSTVDKPTSGEIRIKDKNPLKLKGDNLALFRRRELGFVFQDFNLLDTLTVGENIVLPLTLDGISVKYQDEELNRISKILGIEELINKRTFEISGGEAQRTAIARALIHSPTLLLADEPTGNLDSKAAKTVMELLKKINQQEKVTTMMVTHDPLSASYCSRILFIKDGAIYNEIYRGDSRQKFYQEIIDVLALLGGETNEF; translated from the coding sequence ATGGAGATTTTAGAGGTAAAAAACTTAAGTAAGGTATATGGCAATAAAATAGTATTCAGTGCCTTAGATAATATAAGTTTCACCATAGAAGGAGGAGACTTTGTAGGTATAATGGGACCATCTGGAAGTGGAAAGACAACTCTATTAAATATGGTTTCAACAGTAGACAAACCAACATCAGGAGAAATAAGAATAAAAGATAAAAATCCTTTGAAGCTCAAGGGAGATAATCTGGCCCTGTTTAGAAGGAGAGAATTAGGATTTGTATTTCAAGATTTCAACTTGTTAGATACGTTAACAGTTGGCGAAAATATTGTACTTCCACTTACACTAGACGGAATATCAGTAAAATATCAGGATGAAGAACTTAATAGAATATCAAAAATACTTGGAATTGAGGAGCTGATAAACAAGAGAACTTTTGAAATATCAGGAGGAGAGGCTCAAAGGACAGCTATTGCGAGAGCGTTAATACACAGTCCTACTTTACTTTTGGCAGATGAGCCTACTGGTAATTTGGATTCAAAAGCAGCTAAAACTGTAATGGAATTATTAAAAAAAATAAACCAACAGGAAAAAGTAACTACAATGATGGTAACTCATGATCCCTTGTCAGCAAGCTATTGCAGCAGAATTTTATTTATAAAAGATGGTGCAATATATAATGAAATTTATAGAGGAGATAGCCGACAAAAGTTTTATCAGGAAATTATCGATGTGCTTGCATTATTGGGAGGGGAAACTAATGAATTTTAG
- a CDS encoding FtsX-like permease family protein — translation MNFREFATKNVHRNAKAYFAYFLSSSISAALLFSFTMIIFHPDFVVLKLPQYLKNTFNMTTVIAYLFLCFFVFYSVSVFLKSRYKEFGILYTLGSSKKQIQRMISIENIIISSVSAIVGIIIGVVFSKILLAASGKLLGYNVLGFYLPIKAMLITFIAFVMIGIVNSALCSFIIKEDKVLSLLKGTKKPRPEPKSSVILVIICIGLLTIGYYLSITASMKTITYRIIPVTIMVIAATYFLFSQLSVFVIKLLKKNRNLYMKKTTLLWVSNLLYRIKNNTRMFFLITITSTVALTSIGAVYAYWRDKEIHINRDFPQAFFCSNRENNKTRADFIESSLKKEGVDYTKVRDEMKIVIPEGDKDEVIVIKENVYKQLASTLSLDTIIFNKNETVVAAPLVGYERRKIILDNIKLDVIGKSDKRVIPTLYGDIYVIKDNVYEKIKGGKIYFWAFNVKNYKDTLSICKSYYNNFEIDSKGTQNISLLKAHILESTKIAYGVILFSTIFIGLIFFVTTGSFLYNKCYMDILEDKKKYKQLNKIGLTYKEIKKVLTIEIGILFLFPYIIAVVHSFFALSALKYAYAIEITVAAFVVMGSMMFVQIIYFIIIRKTYLIEIKKSLL, via the coding sequence ATGAATTTTAGAGAGTTTGCCACTAAAAATGTGCATAGAAATGCAAAAGCATATTTTGCCTATTTTTTAAGTAGTAGTATATCAGCAGCGTTATTATTTTCTTTTACCATGATTATATTTCATCCTGATTTTGTGGTACTTAAATTACCTCAGTACTTAAAAAATACATTTAATATGACAACAGTCATTGCCTACTTATTTTTATGTTTCTTTGTGTTCTATTCGGTAAGTGTCTTTCTTAAAAGCAGGTATAAGGAATTTGGAATACTTTATACACTGGGTTCATCAAAAAAACAAATACAGAGGATGATAAGCATTGAAAACATAATAATTAGTTCAGTATCGGCAATAGTAGGTATAATAATAGGAGTAGTTTTTTCAAAAATACTTTTAGCCGCTAGTGGGAAGTTGTTAGGATATAATGTACTAGGATTTTATCTTCCGATCAAAGCAATGCTAATTACCTTTATTGCTTTTGTAATGATAGGAATAGTAAATTCAGCATTATGTTCATTTATCATTAAAGAAGATAAAGTTTTAAGTTTACTTAAGGGAACTAAAAAACCTAGACCTGAACCAAAATCCTCTGTTATTCTTGTGATTATTTGTATTGGATTATTGACAATAGGATATTATCTATCAATCACAGCAAGTATGAAGACAATAACCTATAGGATAATACCTGTGACAATAATGGTCATTGCAGCAACATACTTTTTATTTTCTCAATTAAGCGTATTTGTAATAAAGTTACTTAAAAAAAATAGAAATTTATATATGAAGAAAACTACATTACTATGGGTATCAAATTTGCTATATAGAATAAAAAATAATACAAGAATGTTTTTCTTGATTACAATAACTTCAACAGTTGCCCTTACATCAATAGGAGCTGTATATGCTTATTGGCGGGATAAAGAGATACATATAAATAGAGATTTTCCTCAAGCATTTTTCTGTTCTAATAGAGAGAATAATAAGACCAGAGCTGATTTTATAGAATCATCACTGAAAAAGGAAGGAGTCGATTATACCAAGGTCAGGGACGAAATGAAGATTGTCATCCCAGAGGGTGATAAAGATGAAGTCATTGTAATTAAAGAAAATGTTTATAAACAATTAGCATCAACACTATCTTTAGATACTATTATTTTTAATAAAAATGAGACTGTAGTAGCGGCACCTTTAGTTGGATATGAAAGAAGAAAAATTATTTTAGACAATATAAAACTAGATGTTATTGGGAAAAGTGATAAAAGAGTAATTCCCACCTTATATGGGGATATATATGTAATTAAAGATAATGTATATGAAAAGATAAAAGGGGGTAAGATTTACTTTTGGGCATTTAATGTAAAGAATTATAAGGATACATTAAGTATATGTAAAAGTTATTATAATAACTTTGAAATTGATTCAAAAGGCACTCAAAATATTAGTTTGCTAAAAGCCCATATATTAGAAAGTACTAAAATAGCCTATGGAGTAATTCTATTTAGTACAATATTTATAGGACTTATCTTTTTTGTAACAACGGGAAGCTTCTTATATAACAAATGCTACATGGATATTTTAGAGGATAAAAAGAAATATAAGCAGTTAAATAAAATAGGACTAACCTATAAAGAAATAAAGAAGGTATTAACTATTGAGATAGGTATATTATTTTTATTTCCTTATATAATTGCTGTGGTACATTCCTTCTTTGCTCTTTCTGCATTAAAATATGCTTATGCAATAGAGATAACTGTAGCAGCATTTGTGGTGATGGGAAGTATGATGTTTGTTCAAATCATATATTTCATTATTATAAGAAAAACCTATTTAATTGAGATTAAGAAAAGTTTATTATAA